One Notolabrus celidotus isolate fNotCel1 chromosome 16, fNotCel1.pri, whole genome shotgun sequence DNA window includes the following coding sequences:
- the thap7 gene encoding THAP domain-containing protein 7 produces MPRHCSAGGCKSRDNRESRRAGITFHKLPKGATRRNLWITNSQRADSWDPQSDFVYFCSQHFTPESFELTGYSGIRRLREDAFPTLFNLPATTKPKRAGRLQKRGDAPVRKSLRSCDQEKTQEKREKDNSHPPEELTGQRSAAAPEETHENTPAPSQEPSELSPEEKSPPPEPEPEPEPRPISPSRYMRRLPPPPGFYLPKEHSYAQLCPLLWRRRYDQAIDCLEKALRQLHAARRRENRLRSTVHRLQDKRLKQALQVSREVFKDRRSLSPGAERRQGRGDCNLQDSENDRCEDSGEFEDRGLDQMESEGPSSWSEEERGRCFYCGQRQGQDKSDVSKTGERRPPTAHEVSHRNSANSPRGTADKVKEVEKSKSRSPPEKGLETHSSGKKSSVLLQTQNQQHVAPAGLSLLDVHEQFLGSQQKFVLTEGDTESVGQQQQLFWLQDCAEGPVVLVPVPAEDGLQNLLKKEGVADGTQTILVSEVDLKGEFGPLTESGGGVCSDAEVSEQQSVLNMREKLKEHLEGFHLQLSSEFLT; encoded by the exons ATGCCCAGACATTGCTCAGCAGGCGGCTGTAAATCTCGGGACAATCGTGAGAGTCGTAGAGCTGGAATCACCTTCCACAA ATTGCCCAAAGGAGCAACTCGGAGGAACCTTTGGATCACAAACTCACAGCGTGCTGACTCGTGGGACCCTCAGAGTGACTTTGTCTACTTTTGTTCTCAACATTTCACCCCTGAGAGCTTCGAACTGACCGGATacag TGGGATCAGGAGACTGAGAGAAGATGCTTTCCCTACATTGTTTAACCTTCCTGCAACAACCAAACCCAAGAGAGCGGGGAGGCTGCAGAAACGAGGGGACGCTCCTGTCAG GAAGAGTCTGCGCTCATGTGACCAGGAGAAAAcccaggagaagagagagaaggacaaCAGTCACCCTCCGGAAGAGctcacaggtcaaaggtcagctgcAGCACCTGAGGAGACTCATgaaaacacacctgcaccatCTCAGGAGCCTTCAGAGCTCTCACCTGAAGAAAAGAGTCCCccaccagaaccagaaccagaaccagagcctCGTCCCATCTCCCCATCACGCTACATGAGAcgcctcccccctcctccaggCTTCTACCTGCCCAAGGAGCACAGCTACGCTCAGCTCTGCCCCCTGCTGTGGAGGAGGCGTTACGACCAGGCCATCGACTGCCTGGAGAAAGCTCTACGTCAGCTTCACGCAGCCCGGCGGAGGGAGAACCGCCTGAGGAGCACCGTTCACAGGCTGCAGGACAAACGTCTCAAACAGGCTCTGCAGGTGTCCAGAGAGGTGTTTAAGGACAGGAGGAGCTTGAGTCCAGGGgcggagaggagacaaggacgAGGAGACTGTAACCTACAGGACAGTGAGAATGATAGGTGTGAGGATTCAGGAGAGTTTGAGGACCGAGGTTTGGACCAGATGGAGTCAGAGGGTCCCAGCAGCTggtctgaggaggagaggggacgCTGTTTCTACTGTGGACAACGACAGGGGCAGGATAAAAGTGATGTGTCAAAAACTGGGGAAAGGAGACCTCCCACAGCGCATGAGGTCTCTCACAGAAACAGTGCAAACAGTCCTCGTGGCACAGCTGACAAAGTCAAAGAAGTAGAGAAGTCCAAGTCACGGAGTCCACCTGAAAAAGGTTTAGAAACCCATTCCTCAGGTAAAAAATCCTCAGTCCTGCTCCAAACTCAAAACCAGCAACATGTGGCCCCGGCTGGACTCTCTCTGCTTGATGTTCATGAGCAGTTTTTAGGCTCGCAGCAGAAGTTTGTGCTAACTGAGGGGGACACCGAGTCAGtgggccagcagcagcagctgttttgGCTCCAGGACTGCGCTGAGGGTCCAGTGGTTCTGGTTCCTGTCCCCGCTGAAGATGGACTGCAGAACCTTCTGAAAAAGGAGGGAGTCGCTGACGGAACACAGACCATTCTGGTGTCTGAGGTGGATCTTAAAGGAGAGTTTGGTCCCCTGACAGAGAGTGGTGGAGGTGTATGCAGTGATGCAGAAGTCAGCGAGCAGCAGTCTGTTCTCAACATGAGGGAGAAACTCAAAGAACACCTGGAGGGGTTCCACCTGCAGCTCAGCTCTGAGTTtctcacctga